One genomic region from Larus michahellis unplaced genomic scaffold, bLarMic1.1 SCAFFOLD_78, whole genome shotgun sequence encodes:
- the LOC141736944 gene encoding microtubule-actin cross-linking factor 1, isoforms 6/7-like, with the protein MVYFHDKTDPTLESLKGIVERLRQPPSISAEVEKIKEQISENKNVSVDLEKLQLVYETLKQRGKEMIARSEGVDKDISAKAVQDKLDQMVLIWEDIWSLTEEREAKLLDVMKLAAKLWCSHVALAATIKDTQELIGELEGPGVDPSVVTQEQEDAEAAKEETDGLQEELATVLSLGSELRAACGEPDKPVVNKSIDELNSAWDALSKTRKERADKLVEALQAAVQYQDGLQLHFCNYRLYLNAHADHNIPRLLDFQVKFKVACTSVAPKTNVTQSVFPIGSYGLSPIKSVETELILKKMAHGIISNEKEIKIECKAFFSRFMSQINTALSITPPLKYPQFYSDNAAGMGLVVINTIGNRLVLNGRLFEPKLARNVPKCPAKRCHGALPAFYVLHNILKNLVLGGGSFCIWLIFLELSRAGPGRSGS; encoded by the exons ATGGTTTAC tttcatgacaagacagatccaactcttgagagtctgaaggGCATAgttgaacgtctgaggcagccaccttcaatctcagcagaggttgagaagattaaagagcaaatcagtgaaaataagaacgtgtcagtggatctggaaaaacttcagctggtgtatgagacgcttaaacagagagggaaggaaatgattgctcgctcagaaggagtcgataaggatatatctgctaaag ctgttcaagataaactagaccaaatggtcctcatttgggaagacatctggagcttgactgaggagagggaggccaaattgttggatgtaatgaaactagccgcgaAGTtatggtgtagtcacgtggctcttgcagctactattaaagatactcaggagctcattggagaactggagggacctggagttgacccgTCTGTAGTCACGCaagagcaagaagatgctgag gctgctaaagaagaaactgatggactacaagaggaactagcaacagttctgagccttggctctgaacttagagctgcttgtggagagcctgacaaacctgtTGTCAACAAGAgtatagatgag ctgaattctgcctgggatgccttaagcaaaacacggaaagaacgggcagataagcttgttgaagctctgcaggcagctgttcaataccaagatggactgcag cttcacttctgcaattataGGCTTTATCTAAATGCTCACgcagatcacaacattccca GGTTATTAGATTTCCAGGTTAAGTTTAAGGTGGCTTGCACCTCAGTGGCCCCTAAGACAAATGTGACCCAATCTGTATTCCCCATTGGCTCCTACGGTCTCAGCCCCATAAA ATCTGTAGAAACAGAGCTTATACTCAAGAAGATGGCTCATGGCATTATTTCcaatgagaaagaaatcaaaatagagTGCAAAGCTTTCTTCTCCCGTTTCATGTCACAAATTAACACG GCGCTCAGCATCACACCTCCCTTAAAATACCCCCAATTCTATTCAGATAACGCAGCAGGAATGGGTTTGGTGGTAATTAACACTATTGGTAACAGACTTG TCCTCAACGGCAGGCTTTTTGAACCAAAGTTGGCTAGAAATGTGCCGAAATGCCCGGCGAAGCGCTGTCATGGAGCGTTGCCGGCCTTCTACGTTCTACACAACATTCTGAAGAACTTGGTGCTCGGTGGTGGTAGCTTTTGCATCTGGCTGATCTTCTTGGAGCTGAGCCGGGCTGGGCCAGGGCGCTCCGGAAGCTGA